Proteins from a single region of Syntrophales bacterium:
- a CDS encoding beta-ketoacyl-[acyl-carrier-protein] synthase family protein has translation MKRRVVVTGIGVAAPNGHGLPAFEKALREGVSGIRFIPELKDLNFACQVGGVPQDFDQIRKRYFDFEKLMSMNDNIGYASVTAVDAWRDAGFDLPESGDDRVDWDTGAIVGCGIGGMDTIARSVVPTVNEGKVRRLGSRIVEQVMNSGTSARIAGLLALGNQVTSNSSACSTGNEAIIEAVQRIRAGLAKRMLAGGSEGASPYIWAGFDAMRVICRKFNETPEAASRPMSESAAGFVPGSGGAILVLEDLETARERGARIYAEILGGAVNCGGQRMGGSMTAPNPEGVRNCIRMAVRDAGIRPEEIDAVNGHLTATYADPVEVANWSEALGRGPGDFPWIQSTKSMIGHCLGAAGAIECAAVALQLKRGFLHPSLNCEDVHPGIEAYGHRIPRECVEDMDLRTFAKAGFGFGDVNSCLIFRKWEENGSHE, from the coding sequence ATGAAGCGTAGGGTGGTTGTCACGGGGATCGGGGTGGCCGCGCCCAACGGCCACGGGCTCCCCGCCTTTGAGAAGGCGCTCCGGGAGGGCGTCTCCGGCATCCGGTTCATCCCGGAGCTGAAAGACCTGAATTTCGCCTGCCAGGTCGGCGGGGTCCCGCAGGATTTCGACCAGATCCGGAAGCGTTATTTCGATTTCGAGAAGCTGATGTCCATGAACGACAACATCGGCTACGCCTCGGTGACGGCCGTGGACGCCTGGCGGGATGCCGGCTTCGATCTGCCCGAGTCGGGTGACGACCGGGTGGACTGGGACACCGGGGCGATCGTGGGCTGCGGGATCGGCGGCATGGACACCATCGCCCGGAGCGTGGTTCCCACGGTCAACGAGGGAAAGGTGCGGCGGCTGGGAAGCCGGATCGTGGAGCAGGTGATGAACAGCGGGACCAGCGCGCGAATCGCGGGCCTGCTGGCCCTGGGGAACCAGGTGACATCCAACTCGTCTGCCTGCAGCACGGGAAACGAGGCGATCATCGAGGCCGTCCAGCGCATCCGGGCCGGGCTCGCGAAGCGGATGCTGGCGGGCGGATCCGAAGGGGCATCGCCCTACATCTGGGCGGGTTTCGACGCCATGCGGGTCATCTGCCGGAAGTTCAACGAGACACCCGAGGCGGCGTCACGGCCCATGAGCGAGTCCGCGGCGGGCTTCGTTCCCGGCTCCGGGGGCGCGATCCTGGTCCTCGAGGACCTGGAGACCGCCCGGGAGCGGGGGGCGCGGATCTATGCGGAGATCCTGGGCGGCGCCGTCAACTGCGGGGGGCAGCGCATGGGGGGCAGCATGACCGCGCCCAATCCAGAGGGCGTCCGGAACTGTATCCGGATGGCCGTCCGGGACGCGGGCATCCGCCCGGAGGAGATCGACGCCGTCAACGGCCACCTGACGGCCACCTACGCGGACCCCGTGGAGGTGGCCAACTGGTCCGAGGCGCTCGGCCGGGGGCCGGGGGATTTCCCCTGGATCCAGTCCACCAAGTCCATGATCGGCCACTGCCTCGGGGCGGCGGGGGCCATCGAGTGCGCCGCTGTGGCGCTTCAGCTCAAAAGGGGGTTTCTGCACCCGTCCCTGAACTGCGAGGACGTCCATCCCGGCATCGAGGCCTACGGGCACCGGATTCCCCGGGAGTGCGTCGAGGACATGGATCTCAGGACCTTCGCCAAGGCCGGGTTTGGCTTCGGCGACGTCAACAGCTGTCTGATATTCAGAAAATGGGAGGAAAACGGAAGTCATGAGTGA
- a CDS encoding phosphopantetheine-binding protein translates to MSEQEIFAKMIEILRPYVKDASLLGGATAATHILDDLKVNSARLVDVIIGCEDAFGITIEDDEADGIRTIGDAVTLILRKKE, encoded by the coding sequence ATGAGTGAACAGGAAATTTTCGCAAAAATGATTGAGATTTTAAGACCTTATGTGAAAGACGCGTCGCTCCTCGGCGGGGCGACCGCGGCCACGCATATTCTCGACGACCTGAAGGTCAACTCGGCCCGGCTCGTGGACGTCATCATCGGCTGCGAGGACGCCTTCGGGATCACCATCGAGGACGACGAGGCGGACGGCATCCGGACCATCGGCGACGCGGTAACGCTCATCCTGCGGAAAAAGGAATGA
- a CDS encoding lysophospholipid acyltransferase family protein, whose protein sequence is MNGGDACGACLRRQEARGRLASLVIGPLFFLAMRLLGYRVQGLPEIRRRWAALRQEHPGPWLVCANHLTLIDSLVVSYALFSLTDHVRRFRAVPWNLPEEKNFGGSRLLAAICYLAKCIPVQRGGDRDSVRAVMEKCLRLLKGGRTILIFPEGGRSRSGRVDPAQVSYGVGRLLGESPDACVLCLYVRGDGQDSWSDYPRFGERFTVRMEVLIPRAEGEGLRRQRAYARQIIETLAGMEEETLGLCGERCRRPGGPGEPGKEPGRQVSGQGLPSGGAGIHSFVR, encoded by the coding sequence ATGAACGGCGGCGACGCCTGCGGGGCGTGCCTGAGAAGGCAGGAGGCCCGGGGGCGCCTGGCGTCCCTCGTCATTGGCCCCCTGTTCTTCCTCGCCATGCGCCTCCTCGGCTACCGGGTCCAGGGGCTCCCGGAGATCCGCCGCCGGTGGGCCGCGCTTCGGCAGGAGCACCCGGGGCCGTGGCTCGTCTGCGCCAACCACCTGACCCTGATCGACTCGCTGGTCGTGTCGTACGCCCTCTTCTCCCTGACGGATCACGTCCGCCGGTTCCGGGCGGTTCCCTGGAACCTGCCGGAGGAGAAAAACTTCGGCGGGTCGCGCCTCCTGGCCGCGATCTGCTACCTTGCCAAGTGCATCCCCGTGCAGCGCGGCGGGGACCGGGACAGCGTGCGGGCCGTGATGGAGAAGTGCCTTCGGCTCCTCAAGGGGGGACGGACGATCCTGATCTTCCCGGAAGGCGGGAGATCCCGGAGCGGGCGGGTGGATCCGGCGCAGGTCTCCTACGGTGTCGGCAGGCTTCTCGGCGAGTCGCCGGACGCCTGTGTCCTCTGCCTCTATGTGCGGGGCGACGGACAGGATTCCTGGAGCGATTATCCCCGCTTCGGGGAGCGCTTCACGGTGCGCATGGAAGTCCTGATTCCCCGGGCAGAGGGGGAAGGGCTCCGCCGCCAGCGGGCCTATGCCCGGCAGATCATAGAAACCCTTGCCGGGATGGAGGAGGAGACCCTTGGCCTTTGTGGGGAACGATGTCGTCGACCGGGGGGACCCGGCGAACCGGGGAAAGAGCCGGGACGCCAGGTTTCTGGACAAGGTCTTCCATCGGGAGGAGCAGGAATTCATTCGTTCGTCCGCTGA
- a CDS encoding 4'-phosphopantetheinyl transferase superfamily protein, translating into MGNDVVDRGDPANRGKSRDARFLDKVFHREEQEFIRSSADPDGALWVLWAVKEAAWKAAVKTAPESERGWKGIRIRLGRECPEPPSGMPDCRMLPEKEGSHGPPWEAARTGVAETFAGPVSFDVRQRGDCIHAVGLFGPSERILWQAGLMSARGGLIYCLNILLDLADGEAVIHRALGPQGLLPPRLFIRGEPSGIDISLSHDGRFAAWALRTPPVILCCGRAGDRTGSRDPVDNRNVRTFRPMMASSPLPPVVL; encoded by the coding sequence GTGGGGAACGATGTCGTCGACCGGGGGGACCCGGCGAACCGGGGAAAGAGCCGGGACGCCAGGTTTCTGGACAAGGTCTTCCATCGGGAGGAGCAGGAATTCATTCGTTCGTCCGCTGACCCTGACGGCGCCCTGTGGGTGCTCTGGGCGGTCAAGGAGGCCGCCTGGAAGGCCGCCGTGAAGACGGCCCCGGAGAGTGAGCGGGGCTGGAAAGGGATCCGGATCCGCCTGGGTCGGGAATGCCCGGAGCCTCCCAGCGGGATGCCGGATTGCCGGATGCTTCCGGAAAAGGAAGGATCGCACGGCCCTCCCTGGGAGGCCGCACGGACCGGCGTTGCAGAGACATTCGCGGGACCGGTGTCTTTTGACGTCCGGCAGCGGGGCGACTGTATTCACGCCGTCGGCCTCTTCGGCCCGTCTGAACGGATCCTCTGGCAGGCCGGCCTGATGTCCGCCCGGGGCGGTCTCATTTACTGTTTGAACATTCTTCTGGACCTGGCAGACGGTGAGGCGGTCATCCATCGAGCACTGGGTCCGCAGGGGCTCCTGCCGCCCCGGCTGTTCATCCGGGGTGAGCCATCGGGCATCGATATCAGCCTGAGCCATGACGGGCGGTTTGCGGCCTGGGCGCTCCGGACGCCGCCGGTCATCCTTTGTTGCGGACGTGCCGGTGACCGAACGGGCTCTCGTGATCCGGTGGACAACCGAAACGTCCGGACGTTCCGCCCCATGATGGCCTCTTCCCCGCTGCCGCCGGTCGTGCTATAG
- a CDS encoding pilin, translated as MIIWSMFSRIALALALLMLVASLIVSSLSVRFVLAAVMAAAAVLPVVCGPMRYRLVGIVALVAGIGLAWSLYPAFKGDPSYVKGKVVQAAAFGMEVARAADKVAVDYNRTPLSLRELGLDLPKGAVADVSFPKDGTILLVLEVPTLSGSVLQYTPTGMPGSRKWRCSGPSVPPEFLPPQCRESVSQKP; from the coding sequence ATGATCATTTGGAGTATGTTTTCCCGCATCGCTCTCGCTTTGGCGTTGCTGATGCTTGTTGCGTCCCTGATTGTATCGTCTTTGTCCGTACGGTTCGTCCTGGCAGCGGTGATGGCGGCGGCGGCTGTCCTGCCCGTGGTCTGCGGGCCCATGCGCTACCGGCTTGTCGGGATCGTGGCCCTCGTGGCCGGAATCGGCCTGGCCTGGTCGCTGTACCCGGCGTTCAAGGGAGATCCCTCCTACGTGAAGGGCAAGGTCGTCCAGGCGGCGGCGTTCGGCATGGAGGTGGCGCGGGCGGCGGACAAGGTGGCCGTGGACTACAACCGCACCCCCTTGAGCCTGCGCGAGCTGGGGCTGGATCTGCCCAAGGGCGCCGTGGCGGATGTGAGCTTCCCGAAAGACGGAACCATCCTGCTTGTCCTCGAGGTTCCCACGCTGTCCGGCTCCGTCCTGCAGTACACTCCCACGGGAATGCCCGGCTCCAGGAAGTGGCGGTGCTCCGGTCCGTCCGTTCCTCCGGAGTTCCTCCCGCCTCAGTGCCGGGAGAGCGTGAGTCAAAAACCCTGA
- a CDS encoding 4-hydroxyphenylacetate 3-hydroxylase N-terminal domain-containing protein yields MSAMMSGADYVKSLEAMNSTVFIYGKRVERFWEHPVLKPAFHCLRETFDLASDPSRDPELHSLLVTESPLTGGTISRFLHVVQSRDDLLARMKMQRALMRHTGGCFGGRCVSGAVINALWSVTWDVDRESGGKTQYHDRFRAFMKEAQEKDLVVMGNITDAKGDRSLPPHRQADPDLYVRIVERYADGIVVNGAKLQQSGAPLAHERLVVPTTALGPNDEAYAVAFAVPGDAKGVIHVNDSACANAKFMAMRPEDIGNATFGMHQSAHVLFDHVFVPNDRVFLCGEVKATRDLVHRFSDFQRFASATCRSGYIDLCIGAGMALADYNGAAGFGHIRDKLVDMSVDSETLYGLVAGSAALATELPSGVFLPETFSVNAAKLYMNEAILKAGQRLAEIGGGILVTRPSSVDLEIPGVGELLAKYHQGRAGVAVEDRLKMARLCESLSGLAALTPILSVIAAGPPATQKLNFRLLTDFARDRRAAERLAGIGGGS; encoded by the coding sequence ATGAGCGCCATGATGAGCGGGGCCGATTACGTAAAGTCACTCGAGGCCATGAACTCGACGGTGTTCATCTATGGCAAGCGCGTCGAGCGCTTCTGGGAGCATCCGGTCCTCAAGCCCGCCTTCCATTGCCTCCGCGAGACCTTCGATCTGGCCTCCGACCCGTCCAGGGATCCAGAACTCCATTCCCTGCTGGTGACGGAGAGCCCCCTCACGGGAGGGACGATCAGCCGGTTCCTCCACGTCGTCCAGTCCCGGGATGATCTGCTGGCCCGGATGAAGATGCAGCGCGCTCTGATGCGCCACACGGGGGGCTGCTTCGGCGGGCGCTGCGTCTCGGGCGCGGTGATCAACGCCCTCTGGTCCGTCACCTGGGACGTGGACCGCGAATCCGGAGGAAAGACGCAATACCACGACCGTTTCCGGGCCTTCATGAAGGAGGCCCAGGAGAAGGACCTGGTGGTCATGGGGAACATCACCGACGCCAAGGGCGACCGTTCCCTGCCTCCCCACCGCCAGGCCGATCCGGATCTGTATGTGCGGATCGTCGAACGCTACGCCGACGGGATCGTCGTCAACGGCGCCAAGCTTCAGCAGTCCGGCGCCCCACTGGCCCACGAGCGCCTCGTGGTGCCGACCACGGCCCTGGGACCCAACGACGAGGCCTACGCCGTGGCCTTCGCCGTCCCCGGCGACGCCAAGGGGGTCATTCACGTCAACGACTCGGCCTGCGCCAATGCCAAGTTCATGGCCATGCGGCCCGAGGACATCGGCAACGCCACCTTCGGCATGCACCAGAGCGCCCATGTCCTGTTCGACCATGTCTTCGTCCCGAACGACCGGGTCTTCCTGTGCGGCGAGGTCAAGGCCACCCGCGACCTGGTCCATCGCTTTTCCGACTTCCAGAGGTTCGCCTCGGCGACTTGCCGGTCGGGCTACATCGACCTCTGCATCGGAGCCGGGATGGCCCTGGCGGACTACAACGGCGCGGCCGGTTTCGGCCACATCCGGGACAAGCTGGTCGACATGAGCGTGGACAGCGAGACCCTCTACGGGCTCGTGGCCGGATCGGCTGCCCTGGCGACGGAACTGCCCTCGGGGGTTTTCCTGCCGGAGACCTTTTCCGTCAATGCCGCCAAGCTTTATATGAACGAGGCGATCCTGAAGGCCGGCCAGCGGCTGGCCGAGATCGGAGGTGGGATCCTGGTGACCCGGCCCTCCTCGGTGGACCTGGAGATCCCCGGAGTCGGGGAACTTCTGGCAAAGTATCACCAGGGGCGTGCGGGTGTCGCCGTGGAGGACCGCCTGAAAATGGCCCGTCTCTGCGAGTCCCTTTCGGGACTGGCCGCCCTGACGCCGATCCTGTCTGTCATTGCGGCGGGTCCGCCGGCGACGCAGAAGCTCAATTTCCGGCTCCTGACGGACTTCGCCCGGGACAGGAGGGCCGCGGAGCGCCTGGCCGGGATCGGCGGGGGATCATAA
- a CDS encoding acyl-CoA dehydrogenase family protein: MQFKLTKEQELIQRAAREYAEKTVAPQVETVLETGKVPDSILRDLKELDFFAIPVPEEYGGAGAGYSSYTLVLEQLARVLPALSVIISVNNVGLAAIQNFGTEEQKKRYLPQGGRGDGILSFAFTEPGTGSDPKQLTTTAERKGDTFVLNGTKRFITNAGFPGPIVVVAKESDTGAVSGFLFDKFIEGYTVSEPWKKMGAPGGPLYDVYLKDVVVPAESMLGGPNMGFWVLKVALALGKIGISSIFLGCMLAAYEEALKYATQKTHRGQPIVKFQSIQTAISDMAMKYEASRWMTYRIGWLADQAKDKGDILKDSAMTKIFVTEEAVDVARIAMNVHGSYGLMQDYKMSQIWKDVIFGPQVEGVSPLLKVLVAGEILRG, from the coding sequence ATGCAGTTCAAGCTCACGAAGGAACAGGAACTGATCCAGCGGGCCGCCCGGGAATACGCCGAGAAGACGGTGGCACCCCAGGTGGAGACCGTCCTGGAGACCGGCAAGGTGCCCGATTCGATCTTGCGGGATCTCAAGGAACTCGACTTTTTCGCCATCCCCGTTCCCGAGGAATACGGTGGAGCCGGCGCGGGCTATTCCAGCTACACCCTGGTCCTGGAGCAGCTGGCACGGGTGCTGCCGGCCCTGTCGGTCATCATCTCGGTGAACAACGTCGGCCTGGCGGCCATCCAGAACTTCGGAACGGAGGAGCAGAAGAAACGATACCTTCCCCAGGGTGGACGGGGAGACGGTATCCTGTCCTTTGCATTCACGGAGCCGGGGACCGGCTCCGATCCCAAGCAGCTCACGACCACGGCGGAGCGGAAGGGCGACACCTTCGTGCTCAATGGAACGAAGCGCTTCATCACCAACGCCGGCTTCCCCGGACCCATCGTCGTCGTCGCGAAGGAGAGCGACACCGGGGCCGTCAGCGGCTTCCTCTTCGACAAGTTCATCGAGGGGTACACCGTCTCGGAGCCCTGGAAGAAAATGGGCGCTCCCGGGGGGCCCCTCTACGATGTGTACCTGAAGGACGTCGTCGTTCCCGCGGAGAGCATGCTCGGCGGGCCAAACATGGGGTTCTGGGTCCTGAAAGTGGCCCTGGCGCTGGGCAAGATCGGCATCAGCTCCATCTTCCTGGGCTGTATGCTGGCGGCCTACGAGGAGGCCCTCAAGTACGCCACCCAGAAGACCCACCGGGGCCAGCCCATCGTAAAGTTCCAGTCCATCCAGACGGCCATCTCCGACATGGCCATGAAGTACGAGGCGTCTCGCTGGATGACCTACCGGATCGGCTGGCTGGCGGATCAGGCGAAAGACAAGGGGGACATCCTGAAGGATTCGGCCATGACGAAGATTTTCGTCACCGAGGAGGCGGTGGACGTGGCCCGGATCGCCATGAACGTCCACGGCTCCTACGGATTGATGCAGGATTATAAGATGTCACAGATCTGGAAAGATGTTATCTTCGGACCCCAGGTGGAAGGCGTGTCCCCCCTCCTGAAAGTTCTCGTGGCGGGGGAGATCCTCCGGGGCTGA
- a CDS encoding FAD-dependent oxidoreductase yields MDKFDVIIVGAGLSGLAAAYTLVREGAEVLVLERGDYAGAKNLTGGRLYLNPVRSLLPELLEKAPLERGIVREDICLLGKTGSFTGSYDARSGPAGPPQSATVLRARFDRWLAKEVEQQGVPVVTKSAVEDLILENGRVKGIVVTGEEIGADVVLACDGVLSLTAEKAGLRSPGHPEHYAVGIKEIIELDEGVIDDRFNVSPGEGAARLFLGEATQGRFGGGFLYTNRTSLSIGIVLGIDVLGGAPGEPTAPEIFDAFKNRPEIQSLIRGGQTVEYGAHVIPEGGMAGVGRLCGDGILVAGDAAGFALNTGLIVRGMDYALASGYWAARAVLEAKGRNDFSAASLACYEALLRDSFVLKDFETARHAPEALRNPRFYGRYPDLAIGIFEDLFAVPEGPKDKLFSTVRRHLPLREILAVLRDMKGMVKI; encoded by the coding sequence ATGGACAAATTCGACGTCATCATCGTCGGCGCGGGGCTGTCGGGCCTCGCGGCCGCCTATACCCTGGTCCGGGAGGGAGCCGAGGTGCTCGTCCTGGAGCGGGGGGACTACGCCGGGGCGAAAAACCTGACCGGCGGGCGCCTCTATCTCAATCCGGTGCGGTCCCTGCTTCCGGAACTGCTGGAAAAGGCGCCCCTGGAGCGGGGGATCGTCCGGGAGGACATCTGCCTGCTTGGAAAGACCGGCTCCTTCACCGGGAGCTATGACGCCCGGTCCGGCCCGGCCGGGCCGCCGCAGAGCGCGACCGTTCTCCGGGCCCGCTTCGACCGCTGGCTGGCGAAGGAAGTGGAGCAGCAAGGGGTTCCGGTGGTCACGAAGAGCGCCGTGGAGGACCTGATCCTCGAGAACGGCCGGGTCAAGGGCATCGTCGTGACGGGCGAGGAGATCGGTGCCGACGTGGTCCTCGCCTGCGACGGCGTCCTGTCCCTGACGGCGGAGAAGGCGGGCCTCCGAAGCCCCGGGCATCCGGAGCATTATGCCGTCGGCATCAAGGAGATCATCGAACTCGACGAAGGCGTCATCGACGACCGCTTCAACGTCTCCCCCGGCGAGGGGGCGGCGCGGCTTTTCCTCGGGGAGGCCACGCAGGGCCGGTTCGGGGGAGGGTTCCTCTATACGAACCGGACGAGCCTCAGCATCGGGATCGTCCTGGGTATCGACGTTCTGGGGGGCGCCCCCGGCGAGCCCACGGCGCCGGAGATCTTCGACGCCTTCAAGAACCGGCCGGAAATCCAGTCCCTCATCCGCGGCGGCCAGACCGTGGAGTACGGCGCCCACGTGATTCCGGAAGGCGGGATGGCGGGCGTCGGCAGGCTTTGCGGCGACGGCATCCTGGTGGCGGGGGACGCCGCGGGATTCGCCCTCAACACGGGGCTCATCGTCCGGGGCATGGATTACGCCCTGGCATCGGGCTACTGGGCCGCCCGGGCCGTCCTGGAGGCGAAGGGGCGGAACGATTTCAGCGCCGCCTCCCTGGCCTGCTACGAGGCGCTCCTTCGGGACAGTTTTGTACTCAAGGATTTTGAGACGGCCCGCCACGCCCCGGAGGCCCTCCGGAACCCGCGCTTCTACGGCCGCTACCCGGATCTCGCCATCGGCATCTTCGAAGACCTGTTTGCCGTTCCCGAAGGCCCCAAGGACAAGCTCTTCTCCACCGTCCGGCGGCATCTGCCCCTGCGGGAGATCCTGGCCGTCCTCCGGGACATGAAAGGCATGGTGAAGATATGA
- a CDS encoding ferredoxin family protein, whose protein sequence is MSDAQGLKEKLGKDVFKPGADRHIAIRPGREKDPRLLRAVALCPSGLYSRGDDGAVTLTLEGCLECGTCRIACGPEVLEWSYPPGGAGIQFRFG, encoded by the coding sequence ATGAGCGACGCCCAGGGCCTCAAGGAAAAGCTGGGGAAAGACGTCTTCAAGCCCGGGGCGGACAGGCACATCGCCATCCGGCCGGGCCGGGAAAAGGATCCGAGGCTGCTGCGGGCCGTGGCGCTCTGTCCCTCGGGGCTCTATTCCCGGGGGGACGACGGGGCGGTGACCCTCACCCTGGAGGGATGCCTCGAGTGCGGAACCTGCCGGATCGCCTGCGGTCCGGAGGTCCTGGAGTGGTCCTATCCGCCCGGGGGGGCGGGTATCCAGTTCCGGTTCGGGTAG
- a CDS encoding electron transfer flavoprotein subunit beta/FixA family protein, translated as MNILIAMKQVPDLQQVRIRDRRPVLDDVPLLMGDIDRSALAAAVALQEAAAGKKIVLSAGDGNLEDTVKEALAAGADEAVLVIDDRLRDAESAFSACALAEAIRRTEDVGLVLFGEGSADNYSGQVMSRVAGLLGWPQAGYVREIRLEDGKAVLTRSLEDREEILEVDLPAVVSVVSEIAQPQTPSVTAILKAGRKPKTVWSLADLGLDGPQRAAVETLDQLAPQSERKKVILKSVEELMDVLRSKEKS; from the coding sequence ATGAATATTCTCATTGCCATGAAGCAGGTGCCGGACCTGCAGCAGGTCCGTATCCGGGACCGCAGGCCCGTTCTCGACGATGTACCCCTCCTGATGGGAGACATCGACCGCAGTGCCCTGGCGGCGGCGGTCGCCCTGCAGGAAGCCGCGGCGGGGAAGAAGATCGTTCTTTCCGCCGGGGACGGAAACCTGGAAGACACGGTCAAGGAAGCCCTGGCGGCTGGAGCCGACGAGGCGGTCCTGGTGATCGACGATCGTCTCCGGGATGCCGAGAGCGCGTTTTCGGCCTGTGCCCTGGCCGAGGCGATCCGGCGCACCGAAGACGTCGGCCTGGTCCTCTTCGGCGAGGGGAGTGCCGACAACTATTCCGGCCAGGTCATGTCCCGCGTCGCCGGGCTTCTGGGCTGGCCCCAGGCGGGGTATGTGCGGGAGATCCGCCTGGAGGACGGGAAGGCCGTCCTGACACGCTCCCTGGAAGACCGCGAGGAGATCCTGGAGGTGGACCTGCCGGCGGTGGTGAGCGTCGTGTCCGAGATCGCCCAGCCCCAGACGCCCTCCGTGACGGCGATCCTAAAGGCCGGCCGGAAGCCGAAGACGGTCTGGAGCCTTGCCGACCTGGGCCTGGACGGACCGCAGCGGGCGGCCGTGGAGACCCTGGACCAGCTGGCTCCCCAGAGCGAGCGGAAAAAAGTGATCCTGAAGTCCGTGGAGGAGCTGATGGACGTCCTCCGTTCAAAGGAGAAATCGTGA
- a CDS encoding electron transfer flavoprotein subunit alpha/FixB family protein, translated as MKNILVYSDRPATAAELVSAGLLICAATGGTLRAVSVNDADLSAFLAARGIDVLEIRTEGDPVADAAQMAAALKEAADQSGAGIILLSSGRRGKEIAGRLAQEIGAGCLTDVGRLDVAAGRITGVRYALGGATEVFQAVATERQVLALRPGVFPMAPEGAPGAVQSLEVRLPAPRVRLRGVNAKAGDGADIEKAEVLVIVGQGLADREELVLAERIARGLGGEVACTKPVATDRRWLPEDRIVGLSGKACRPSLALLLGVSGQVQFTVGIRDAGTIASINRDDQAPVTSLSDYFLPADLKTVLPELAGKFSPP; from the coding sequence GTGAAAAACATTCTCGTATACAGCGACCGGCCGGCGACGGCGGCGGAACTGGTCTCGGCGGGACTGCTCATATGCGCCGCAACGGGGGGAACGCTCCGGGCCGTGTCCGTGAACGATGCGGACCTTTCCGCCTTCCTGGCGGCACGGGGGATCGACGTCCTGGAGATCCGTACGGAGGGAGATCCGGTGGCCGATGCGGCGCAAATGGCCGCGGCCTTGAAGGAGGCGGCGGATCAGAGCGGCGCGGGGATCATCCTCCTGTCATCGGGCCGCCGGGGGAAGGAGATCGCCGGCCGCCTTGCCCAGGAGATCGGGGCGGGCTGCCTGACCGACGTGGGCCGGTTGGACGTCGCCGCCGGCCGGATTACCGGCGTGCGGTACGCCCTGGGAGGGGCCACGGAGGTCTTTCAGGCGGTGGCGACGGAACGGCAGGTCCTGGCCCTCCGGCCGGGCGTCTTTCCCATGGCGCCGGAAGGAGCGCCCGGGGCCGTTCAATCCCTGGAGGTGCGGCTGCCGGCACCCCGGGTCCGCCTGCGCGGCGTGAACGCAAAAGCGGGTGACGGCGCCGACATTGAGAAGGCCGAGGTGCTCGTCATTGTCGGGCAGGGCCTGGCGGACCGGGAGGAACTGGTCCTGGCGGAGCGGATCGCCCGGGGACTCGGCGGAGAGGTGGCCTGCACGAAGCCCGTCGCCACGGACCGCCGCTGGCTTCCGGAGGACCGGATCGTAGGCCTCTCGGGCAAGGCATGCCGACCTTCCCTGGCTCTTCTCCTGGGCGTGTCCGGACAGGTCCAGTTCACCGTCGGGATCCGCGACGCCGGGACGATCGCCTCGATCAACCGCGACGACCAGGCACCCGTGACATCCCTGTCCGATTATTTCCTGCCGGCGGACCTGAAGACGGTCCTGCCGGAACTGGCCGGGAAGTTTTCGCCTCCCTGA